The Cervus canadensis isolate Bull #8, Minnesota chromosome X, ASM1932006v1, whole genome shotgun sequence genome contains the following window.
CTGGCTTTCCCAGGACTCCAGCTAGCAGAAGGCATATTGTGGGGGACTTCCCAGACTCCATAATTGCAATTGCATGAGGTGATTCCTTAGGATAAATCAGTATCTTTCTATATCTCTAtatgtatagatagatatatttatatttgtagaaCTTTATTTCCTATGCATTCTGTATCTGGAGAGCCCTAATACAACTTCTTAAATATATAATTCAGTGCTTGAGCAAAAATCTTCCGAGTGGTTTACTTCTGTCTGTCGCCTGTCTCACCAACCTAGCCAAGCCCACTGCCATGTGGGATTTACTCTGGCAACAGTGGGAGCAAGAGGCCATGAGCAAGCCTATTTGAAACAATCTCTCTGCCTGCTGTATGGAGAAGAGGCTCAACAGGGTCAAAGAGATAAGGTAGGAGGCTATGGCTATCATCCAGGGAGTAAAGACTACAATGCCGAGTATGGCCTAGGGGCCCTGTGTGGACTGGCTTCCCTCTATCTTTCCAGTCTTGCAcaagtctttccctttctgctgtCCTGGCTTCCTGTTTCCTTAAAAACATGATGGCCTTGTTGGCCTTCAGGCCTCTTCACGTGAGGTCCCTCTACCTGGTTTTGTTGTCTTTCATGCTCTTTGCCTTACTGATTTATACTCATCCTGTAAGCTTGAGGTTGGATGTGGCTTCTTCAGGAAGGTTTACTCTGGCATCTTCCACCTCCAGACCCATGGTTGTCCTGTAGCAGAAAGTTCTGCATGCTCTGCTGCTATCTCTTGTCTCATGCCTCCCCCACCAAGCTAGGCCCAAAGTTCCAAACAGGTAGGGCCCTTCTTGAGTCCCAAGGCcagagtggaagcagtgacactcCCAGATTGGCAAACATTGCACTCCACCAGCGCCCCTCCCTCTATGCCCAGTGAGTCCCAGGACTCTGGGGTGCTGGCATCCACCAGCCCACCCACTGCGCTCCTGTGATTAAGTGTAACCATCATGATACGAATGTTACCCAGCCTCTAGGGCCTCTATTTTTACAGTACATAAAGCCCAGTGAAACTGAATCCATCACGCAGTTTGAGCTCTTCAGAGAAATTGTTGAAAGCCACTGTTACTGGAGCTGCTAGGCTTGTGATTCATGAAAACAGCttttgtctatttaaaaaaatctaaaagggCACAAATATTTTTGTCTATTCTTCAGGCTTTCGGTCTGCCCATCACTCTCCACAGAGGGACCCTGGGAAAACCATTCTGAAGCCCATGTTGCCTCTCCCAAGTCCGCCTGCCCTGTGGGGACCTTTGACAGCTATCTGTGGCAGGGGAACACCTGCTCTGGGGTGTGGTTTGAGAATGGCAAGGTGCCCCTGTATTTGCCAGAATCTCAGCGAAGTCATGATGTCCACCCCCAAGCTTTTCCAGAGTGTGTATGATGCGCTCAGGGTTGGGAGAAGGGGCAACAAAGACTCCTGTCTGCCATGAATAGAGTATTATGGGATAAACTATATCCCCTCTTCAAGTTCCTATGTTGAAATCCTGACCTCcggtacctcagaatgtgactgtactgAGAGgtagggtctttaaagaggtcaTTAATGTTAAATGAGGTCAATAGGGTGGTCCCTGATAGAATATGACTGGTGaccttataagaagaagagattaagataCAGACAGGAACAGAGGAAAGATCATGTGAAGACATGGGAAGAAGATGGCCGTATACAGGCCAAGGCAAGAGGCCTCAGGAGCAACCGACTTTGCCAAACCTTtcatctcagacttccagcctctagaactgggaGACggtaaatttctgttatttaagctaTCAAGTCTATGGGACTTTGTTACAGCATCCTGAGCAAACTAGTACAAGGAGCCTGAGTTATGACCGCAGAATAAAATCACtcaaggcattttttaaaattgaacacTGAGTGTGAACCAAGCACTGAGCTGAGTCCTGGCGAAGAAGTGACGAAAACAAAAGTTATACATGGTCCCTGCCCTTGTGGAATTAGCAGTTAGGTAGAAAGAGGTGGAGGGGTGGGTGCTGGGAGGATGAACAGTTAACAAGAACACAAAAGCAAAGTGATCACCAGAGGAGACCAGCAGTGCAGTACAATTGGCTGGGGGTGGGACAATctggacagacctgggttcacaCGATGAGGTCAGCACTTCTCTTGGAGGCCTTGGTCAATGGCATCCTCTTGGTCCTTGCTCCTCTCAGACTTCACAGGTTTGTTGGAAGGATCATCTCAGTTAATGCTTCTACAGGGCCTGGCATACACTAAGTGTTCAATAAGGGCTAGTTATGATCATTTCCAAGCCCAGTTTGTGGCCCCTCTCCACTGTCCTTCAGTGCCTTCATTTTGTGAGATCTCAAGCCAGCTGCTCTAAGGGTGTGGCCGTGGTACAAGAGGGGGCTGGGGAAAGGGGGAAGCTCTCGTGTATTAGTTCCCTTGTGTGGGCTAGGCTGGGACCCTCAGTGGCTGCCTAGAGTGCTAGTGTCTAACAGAAAGAGCCTAACGTTCCAAACCTATGTCTAGAACATGACCCCATCTGTGTGCTGGAGTCTGCCTGAGGAGTCTTCATTTGACTGCCCAGCATCTTCAGAAGGTTGGCATCACTCAGTAAGCCAGCTTGGGATAAGAAAAGAACCTAAGGCCTCTGGCTGTCATTCTTGGCATTGAGCCTCCACATTCAATCCTCGAAGGAGGCTGTGAATGTCACTGCCATTGTCTCATCACTGCCATGGCTTTTCCTATTAAAGGATGGATTACTTTCCTTATGGGGGACAGGCACAATTTTCACCAATAACAACCCTTGGCCCCATCTCACTCCAGACAAACAGCTGGCAGTGTTTCAGGCTAAGACCATGCTTCCTCCAAGGGGAGACTAAACTGTCAGTGCCCACTGAATAGTCTCACACTCCTGCCACCTTCAGAATTCAGGACACTGAGCCAGGGCAAAAGCTGAGGATTATATCCCACCTATGTAGAGTTCCAAAAAATTtctccctcccgcccctcccccagctctgaaACGAAGCAGAACATCTTTTCTAGTAAAGGCCATCTCGATGAGTAACCAGGTATCAGGCAACAGGGAAGTTGTTAACATGATTTGTGGCAGACCTTACTAACCCCCTCCCAGGGGGATGGGTCGGCAGATCATCTTACACATACAGGACAAGCTCTAGGACCCAGGACCTCTCTGCTTCCTGCTTCTAAACTGGTTCGGGCTGTTTCCTTATCTACAGTCTGACTCTTGGAAAAACAAGTTTGGCCCACAACCTTCCATATCCCAAGGAAGTTAGAGTCAGCAGCGATCCAAGATGGGTGAGGAGAGAACACAAGTGAATGCCATTTgctctttattattattcattatctTCTGGTACAGAAAGAGACAAAACTTAACAGCTAAACTCAACaattacagagagagagagaaagcagaagtaCAATTGTTTGTTACCCCAGGCTTCAGTGAAATCCTGACATATGAGTGAATGTACAGATTTGCCAGCCGACATGGGTCAACGCATGAATTACGAGCACAGTTTAAAGTGATACCAAAATGAATCCATTTCATAGTAATCACGTCTAGAAGCTCGGTTGCACATATCAGGGTTTCCACTGTCACAGAGTCACAATCACAGAGTGAAAGAACAGGTGTGTTCAAGCCTGGGAAAGTGGCATCCATACAGGGAGACAGATGGGGAGGCATAAAAAGCTGTGGGACTTGTCCCCATCTTGAATATCTGTGTTAATGCTCGGGCTGGGGGCGGGCGGGGGTCAGGCACTGGGCGCCGGTCACAGAGCTCAGGACAGTGGGACAACTGTGGAGGCACTGAGCCTGAGCGGGTGGGCTGGCTGTTTGGATCTCTTTGTCAGGGAAATTCTTGCTCAGATGAGCCTCACCACCCACAGCCTGGGAAAGGGAAAGCTTGCTACGTTTGAATATTTGAGGGTGAATGATGGGGGTGGCCGGACTGATGGTGAAATATCTGCTTTACAGACTATTTATCATGATGCACAGTTATATCACTTTAAATTGCAATTTAGCTCACAAACTATTTTATTCACAGAGCAAATAAGGGAGGAGAATGAAACGCTGCCATACCCAGCACGCACATAGTAGAGACAGAACAGAGGTCATCGTGTACACGAAGAGCCTGACATACGAGAACTGCTGAAGGCACAGTGAAGGGATCCATCATATCATGAGCCTTTTATTGGGAAAAGGGACTCGTTTTAAACTAGATCCCTCTTACACATATGAACCTGAAAATTGACTCAAGGGAAGAATATTGGGAATATTTCTACAGAGGAAGAATCGCAGATACCATGCATTATCTAGagtttgatgaaaaaaaaaagggttttttttcctacattttgaaCTAGTGGGCTTTGAATTAATGGGCTTTTACCACAGTTGCAGGCAGTTTGATTACAGTACTTTTAAATTAGCTAATTATACTGATTAGTATGACTAGAGTTCAGTGGGGAGGATGTGCTTGTTTCAGAATTGGTGCAATCCTGAGATGGAGCTGCATTCCTTGTCATGCTGACAAGCAGCCTAGACAGCAGCTTGGCTACCCAGCTCTCCCATCTTGGCCTTGAATGTGAGGGCACACACAtgacacataacacacacatgcacactcctAGAAAGACAGAGCATAGGTGAGTAAGAGAATGTCTCTTagtaatctctctctctccccctctcttggACAAAGGAACAATCTAGAGGCAGTGTTGTTCTTAGTTCTTGTGTGATGCCATTTGGTTGTGAAAAGATCAACCCCCAGCCAGAGAGGAGCCATCTGGCTCCAACTCCTTAGCAGAAAGATGCTTTTGTATCCCAGATTGGTCATCTTCAGGCTAGCAGAAAGACACAGTCCAACAGATTGGGCAGGTTCCTATTCTCCGAAGCACCCAAAGGAATTCACACTAACGGCAGTGGGATTCGCAAGTTGAAGAGGAGGCCCCTGGCCTCTGGGTAAGACGGCACAGTGTCGCATGTCCGTCAGCCAGGGCACAAGGCAGCTGTCCTGGGGCCGCACACACTTCTGCTTgtgctttcattttgaaaaacccCAGGTGATGGGGAGTAGCAGGGGAGGGACAAGATAGTGATGCTCGCttcaaaaagtcttaaaaaaattttggttgAAAACACGTGAAAGTCACATTCCATGGAATTTGTTAaagcctttttgtttttaaatgaaaaatatctaaATAACCAGCCCGCCATACCCCAAAATCAACAGTCACACATCTttccaccaaaaagaaaaagaaaaacctaaaaggCCCAGGCGTGCTCAGATTTCCTTCCATTGTTGACACCCACAGAACAGGAGCCGGAGGTTGGGGGCACTGCTCCAAAAGAGTGTGTGAGTCGGGGGTCTCATAGGAGGGAGGCCCACAGGATAGAGCTGCTTCATCCTCTTCCAAAAGCTTTAGTGAAGGAGGGCAGAAGGTGGCAACTCTAGAGGGCTTGCTCCAGCAGCTCATCTCAGCtttcctgactcagggtcctGTCCTCAGGCTGCCTAGCCCTGGGAGGTGACATTCCTCCCCTCAGACCGGAACCCTCCTGGTACAAATATAGCCACACGCCGGCTATTGTTTCAGATAAGCATGTGAGAAAAGGCAACgtgcacacgtgtacacacacacacacacacacacacacacccgaagtccaaaagcaacaaaaatgtgGCTATCGCAGATTGAACATTGTATCAAATCGACATCCATACAAAGACAGAGTTGGAAAAGATATGTACAGGGCGTTCTTAAAGCCAAATGTGCACCGCAAGGGAGTTATGACCATGGTGTACTGTACAGCCTTTTTGTCTAAGATAAACTGTGAGAAACGTCCCGGGGACCACGGAACCCCATGTGGAAGAATGCTGTGAAGCCCCAGAACAGGAGAGCTGGCACCCGCAGGACACAGGCTGGTCTCcgccccaggctgggctcccgGGCATCCCTCCGGCTCCCACCTCAAACTGGCTGCAAACAGTGAGCAGCTTGGCAGGAAAGGGCTTGACAGGGGCCAATGGGAGCAGGCACTCCCCAGCGTCCTCCCTCTGGCTCGGGTCTGTGGGGCCCACTCCTGGCTCTCTGCCCAGTGGGGAGGAGACACAGAGGGCTAAGTGTCCTCTCCCATGCTTCTGGCTTACACACAGGCACGGGCCCCGAGAAAACGCGGGGACGGCAGGGACAGGCCCCGGATCCTCAGGGTGCCCCGGGTCCTCCAACATGGCTGAAGAGGATGGGTCCCAGCATCCCTCATGGACAAAGCAGGGGCAGTGGACACCCAAAATGCCTTTGGAAGGAAGGGCAGGGGTGCGGTGCTGGAGAcccagaaggaggaaaagagggaggaaggaaaggtggGATGCCACCTGGTCAGCACCTCTGGCATCAGGGAGCTCTCGGGGTGGAatgggtggggagagagaagggaggaacgGTCCAACTGGCAGGAGACTGACTCCTCAGGTTGAGACTTGACTTCACAGCCCTCCGAAGACCTCTGCTAAAACGGGTGCCTCGTGATCTACATATTTCTAGAAGAATCTTCCTAAGGGCAAACTGCACTGGGCTTCCTGGTGTCTCAAGCACTACACAGGCATTAGCTCAATCACCCTCCAGCAGGCCTGTGAGGTAGGGGAAGGATGGAAAACCCGGGCCACAGGGTTGAGTTGGCCAAGCTGGCGGCCTCGCTGGGGTAAGAACACAAGCCTCCTTGCTTGAAGCATGTTTCTGGGTGAGTGCCCAGGACCGGAGGGGCCTCCAGAAGTTGTCTGTGGCCTCTAGGCAGGGCCACATTCAAAGAATGAGGCACAAGGCCTGCCTTGGAGAGCTGTTTAGACAGAGAGAAGCTTATCTTCTCAGTGGGTTTTAAACTGCTGTGGTTGCCAATAGACCCTGGCTGTGCACTCTTTTGGGCCCCACAAAAATTTGCTACATTTTTTAAAGCACCACAGAGGAAAAACGGTTTGGTGCTGAGGCCAGGAGGATGAagatggaggggtggggaggcagtGTTGACAGTGTCTTTAGCATGTCACTGACACTTAAAGGGCGGGTCACCTCTGCCCCACTGCTGTCCAAAGCCTCATTGAAATGGAGAGGTGGACAGTTCCTGGGCCACAGAAAGGGGTTGCTAAAAACAGACCACCACCTGGCAATGAGAGAGCATATCCCAGACAGGCCCTCAAACCCAGGTCACGGGCTTCCCCATCTCCCCCACAAAGAAATTTCTAAAAAGGGACACTTTCAGGTCTTCTCCCCAAGTGGGCACCATCATTAAGAAGAAATCAGCCATCTGAAATTCAAGGTCATCTCAACACACCTACTCACAAAAAAGGGCAGTTGCCTAAAAGTTGAAGGTCAGAGAGCACAATGCTGAGGAAACCAAGTTCATGGGTTTAATCATCCTATGGGCTAACCTCACAAGGAGAAAACTTCAGCCTTCTACCAGCAGCCTGTGGCCCAACCATTCAAAGGCCACGGGCTCCACAGGCAGGGTTAGCCTTATCTGTTTTCCCGAGGCCATGATATGGCTCAGGCCAATGGGTAGTGGCTTTTAGCCCAGCTGAAAGAGAGCCTGGAGAGCCAAGGTCTGAGGGAGGCCAAGCACAGTAGGACCAGAGCTCCCCTCCAAATGACCACGTCCCCAGTGTGGAGGGGGTAGCTTGGCCAGCCAGCTCCTGGCCCTCATCCTTCACATGGCCTGTCCTCCTCTCAGGTGGCTCCAGACATTCCTTTGAACCTGGTTGGGAGTGTGGGGTGGGTATGGGGGGGTGTCACCCATCTGTGTGAATGATCTCCCTTGAACCCCTATCAGTGGCCCAGGTGGTATCATTTTGTTGTATTGTGTTCATTATGTTattactgttgtttttgttctgtcTTTGTCCTTGTCCAATGTGAGTGAGGACAGAGAGCACAGGGCTAGTGAGGGAAAAGGGCACTGAGGGCTGGCTTCTCTCCCTCAACTCTGTGGTGAGGCTTCAGACAAACAGGTCTCCGGCCAGCTGCGGGGTCCCAGGGCTCGAGCCTGGGGCCACAGTCAACTGCATGGGGTGATTCCTTTGGCATAAGAGAAGCCAGTCCCTGATAGGAGGGCCAGATGGCAGGGGTGTGGGAGCTTCTGGAAGAGCTGGGCTCTCTGGCCCACGGCTCTCGCCAGGGGGTTTCCATGCATGCATGATCCCTACCCGCCTCCACCTGTCTCTGACAACTGACTTCCTACAGATCCACGGTAAGGAAATTATTTGGCAACGAGGAGGCTAAGGCTGTTTTGTGGTGGCAcagtctttaaaaagttaaaaagcaaaaaggaggCCCCTGAATGAGGCATTTACATGGGACAGGACACGCGTCCCACTACTTGTCTGAGCCAGGGTTGGCCGCCACGATCTCCTCATACTTCGGGGGTGGGTCACTGTAAGACACGCTTGCCTCCTCGCTGCTGCTCTCCTGGGGAGCTGTCACCTCCTCATAGGACGGGGGAGGGGTGGCGCTGGACAGTCTGGAGAGAGACAGCTCGGGAAGGTAGAGGGTGCTCTCGAGCCGGACGGTGGTTCTGCCCCCCCGACTGGGCCCCAGCACCACCTGTGGGTGGCTCCCTGTCTCCCGATGCCCAGAGGCCTCTCCCTGGCTGTGCACCGTGCCCCGGTACACCATGACCCGGGGAAGGCTGTGCCCTGCGCGACTCGCTAGGTACCGGTTCTGAGCATATGAGGGGTGATGACGGGTGGCTTTCTGCAGCTGGCACCTCCAGATGATGAACAAGGCGATGACGATCAGCAACGCCACCCCCAGAAGGGGCACCACCACGTACATGGCATCTGAGCTCTGTGCAGGGTCTCGGACTGAGTAGACCGCATTCGGGTACCCCTTCCAGAACTCCATCTGCAAAAGAAGGACAAAGGGCGGCTGACACTCACATGTAAGCACTTCTGACTTCGGCAGGTAGGAATCAAGTTCCATAGGGTCTGCGCCTGCCCCCACCCTGACTGGCCTCTGAGAGCTACTGACAAAGCCGTGGAATGCCCTGAGGACTGAGGACAACATGGCCATGAGTCTGGCGGACGGGGCTCTAAGGACAGGTGAGCTGTTCTTATAGGGCCCCAGTGGCCCTGCCCTGGACTCAGATGGCTTCCCTTCATTGCTTCTGATCCATCTGAGATCTCAGGGCAGGTGTGGCTTATTCCCGAGGCTAGCTGTCCTCCCAGCACCCAGCCCCAGGGCAGTACGTGCCGTTTTCTCCTTGTCCTCGAAAACCTCCTTGACCTCCTCGTAGCTGCAGACCTCTTCCATGCACTCCCGCTCAATGGTGCCCTGGCGCAGCTCCTCCAGGAACTCATTGGCACGAGGGAAGCGTTTCAGAACCGAATGGgcattcttggcctccagaaaCACTGAGGAGAAAGTTGTGCTGAGGCCTGGAGGGTGGAGGGGCCCAGAGGCACCTGCCGACCAGACTCAGCCTGGGCACAGAGGCtcaaggatggaaggaagaaggCAGAGCTAGCAGGCAGGACACCCTTCTGGACATGTACAACAGATGGGAGGGCTGACTTTCTCTGATACCATGCTGTATCTGCCAACAAGACTCTGGAGGACAATGGGGCCCTCGTAAGAGGGAAGTGTGTGTTGCGTGAGAACCTTGCACATGACACATCTTGAATGTTATAGTCACCAGTGAATACGTCCCCAGTATCTTCTACCTCACctccaaaagagaaaatgagagccTTTATCATAAGGATGCATTTCCCTGTGAGGCTGATGTTGGCATCCCCCACCTGAATGGCCACCTGGGCTGTCGGATGGCCTGGTATCAAGAGTCCTACCCTAGACGGTCTAGTACAAACCCTGGTGCAGGAGATCGGGACACTGGACACACGTGAATCTGAGAGGACCTCTGGGAAGAGGGGCAGCAGGCTCGAGATGGAGAGTCTAGGCCTTTGGAAACTGGGCACAGATGGCCTTCAGCCAAAATGTCACAGAGTGGGAGCCATATCCTCTTATTCCCAAGGGGAAGCCCCAGTTCCAGCTGAGCTGACTGGCACCCCCAGAAGCCTGAGCTGAGACTTtggaagatgaaagaagaggTGACATCTGCTCCTAGTGTGCCCCTAGAGTTGGAGTTTCTTAGTCCTCATGTCAGGCAGGCCTCTTGGTCCCAGGCAGGCACCCCTCCCTAAACCCCCATGGCCGGCCATGTTAGCTTCTCTCCGAGTAGCCTGGGTAGGCGCACCTCTCCAGGGGAGTCTGTGCTCCAGAAGGGTGCCGAAGAGTTGAGAGTGGAAAGATGAGATCCAGACAACTGGACAGGAGCCACGGGAACACCCTCAGTACAATGAAAGCTGGGAAGGCCTTGAAAGGTAGGATAGCACTTTTCTATGAGCCCTAGGCACAGCCCTTCCCCACTCGGCCAGGGCCCAGACAAACTCACCTGCCATGGCTCTCTGTCAGATCCAGTATGTCACTCGCCTGGCAAAGGAGGAAAGCAGAGTCATGGTGAAATCACACCTCCAAAACTACAGGGCACCCTCTTGGCCCTGGGATGTGACCCCAACCACACTGGCCTGGTCAAAGGTCATAGCAGCCCCTCATGGCGCACAACACCCTCTGTGCAGCCTCTCCCAGCCCTGTCACTCTCATCCTTGTCCAAGCTCTCCTCTGGAGCTCCCCAAGTCGCAGCAGAGCCCACAGCAAACCTTCCAGCTATTTCCCCCAAGAACACAGTCTGAGAGTCTAGACCTAAGGCTtgaccttttctcttttttttaaataaaaagaaaaactcctaCAGTCTGAGGTTCTGCCTTCCTCACTTGACTCAACGATTGTGTGCACTTCTgacttggaaaagaccccaggGAAAAGAGGGGCACTTAGGGAAGGTCCAGCAAGTCAACAGTGACAGAGACAGGACCTGTTTGGGGAACAGAGCTTGCTCACAATGGCAAGTTGCACATACCTCTAAAGACAAGCACGGTCCCTGAAACCAGGCAACGCATGTTTAAGAAGTGGGCACTGGCAACGCTTCCCACAGCCACAACAACCATCTCCAAAGTCACAGCCCAAGCCCAGAGGACCTGCTGTGTTCCTCTTCACCAGACAGGCTGGCAAGGATCTCCTGAAACTGAGTCATCTCTCCTCTCTGTGCATTAAACAACACAGCAGCAGAGGACCTAGACATGGATGGACACGTTCAAAACTGAGCCGCTGGCTAGAGGAGACCGTTCCTTCTAATTGGAGCTATCAGCCGAAAGCTCAGGAATTATCCAGCCAGTATGTAAACCATGATGGCAGCACACTGTCCCCACCCACAGCATACACTCCCACTCACACACATATTTTGGAGCACTGGCCAAGCTGTCCACATCTGGGAGCAATCACCCCATGGCTCCCCTCCCCAAGCAGAAGCTCTGGTTTTATGACTAACTGGATGTTAGACACAATGGTGTCACCCATGGGGCTACCCTTTTTGCCTAGGCTGCCAGGAAGTTCAGTGTTAACATTAACCATAAAGCACAGGCTCCCTGGAAGCCTAGCTATTAAACACATATGCTTTCTCCCCTGTAACATGgtattcatttttctccttatGTTTTCAAtcttatgtatatttaaaatatatcctcTAATCCTTTTGGCAAACAGGTAGAATGTGAatcataaatgaaatgaaaactgaaggaaaaagagCAAAGCTAACATCCGTCTATGGAAACACCATGTTGAGGGAGCCTTTCTCTTGTGCACCCCACAACAATCCCACCCAAAACTCTTAACATGGGAATTTGTCCACAGACAGGCCTGCCATGGTGAGAAAAGTTGACCCTTGGTGTTTAGAAGAGAGAAGATGGAATATTATCTCAAAATCCTGCTTCCATTCTGGATCTCTGAGGTTCCCCTAAGGCCAGTGCCAGTCATGTGTCTAGGGTGTGGGTGTGGCGTGCCTAACAGCAAGGTTTTTGAttgaagaaaaatggagctgtTGTGTCAGGAATTGAAAAGAATGAGTAAAGCCTTACTAATAAGTGACGACAGAAAAATACATCTCATTGCTTATCAATGAGAACTGCAGtgttgttttttacatttttcttctgtgCAGAAATTATGTAACAGCTTCTAGATAGCTATGCCTTGTCCCAAACATACCTGACCGTGGTGGACACACACCCACAGGTATCACAGGCCGACTAGATTAGCCTGACACCTGCATAAATCATTAGTTCATTTTTAAGCTTCAGACAAGCCAGTAACTCTCCCAAACAGCTCCGGGGCATGGCCCACTCCATTAACAATTCTGTGACCGCACTCACTGCTGCTGCCTGaggcctcctccccctccttccccaaaATTTAGCGCCTGCTTCTTCCCTATAAATACACCATCAATAGGCCGTTACTATGGCAACAGTGAGGAAGCGCGAGGGCTCCACGACAGAGAATGCTGCGGCAGTCACGCACGTATATGTCCCTCCTGCCCCTGGTGGATACTCTAAGGCTGACTGTAGGCCGGAGGAATTTTTAACCCACTCCCCACAGGAACTCAGCTGAATCCTGAAGGcctggaaaggaaggaaggctggGACCCGCCACCACAAAGACCTTCCTTAACCCCTCCCCGGACCGCAGCTGTACCGTCCCAGCACTCTGGGACGTCGGCTCTAAAGTCCTTCGCATGGGGACCGGCAGCCACCGGAGCACCCAGTGTCCCAAAGGTGGCCTCAAAAATGCTTCTCCAAATCCCAGCCCTCTTCATTGCCCTCACTCAGAACTGATCACCAGGAAAGCCTTCTGTGATCCCCAAATCTCATGACTCATCAACCCACCCGGTGACACGGAACTCCCAAGTGACCCTCCAACTCAAACTCTGGGCCCTCCTCGTCCCCTTTCCACTCATGCCAGCCCTGAAGGTGCCTGTCCTCGCCCACCATCGCCCGCCACCAGTGCCCGCCACCGGCGCGCTGCCCAAGAACTCCAGCCTCTGGCCCAGCAGCTGGGTCGGCTGCAGAATCCCTGGCGCCGTGGCCCGGCCAGGCCTCCAGATCCTCCCCCCACAGTGCCCAGCGCCCGGCTCAGGGGTCCTGGACGCGGAACTGTGCCCTCGGGGCCGGGGCGCCCAACCCCAGCGGCCTCACCGTTCTCCGGGCCCAGGAGGCGGCCGCCCTGTTTGTGCACGCAGCCCGCCACCTCGCTGCGGCGCCTCTTCCAGCAGGGCCCCTGTCCCCGCCCACCTGCTCCCCGTCGGCCAAGccccccggcccggccccgccgtctcctcccaccctccctccccgccccgctACCCCCGGGCGCCCCTGCGGGGCTCAGCCCGGCCCGGGCCGAAGTGCGCCTGGAGCTCCCCGCCCCTCGCAGCCGGATTCCCAGGCCCTACCCATTACCTCTGTACCCCCCTGGCCCTGCTCTCCTCTGGGGGCTCCGCTGctgcccgccccccccgccccactcccTGCCGCGCCAGGTCTGGCCTCGCGCCCCGCGCCTGGCGCTCCACTCTCGAGCGCCACGAA
Protein-coding sequences here:
- the PRRG3 gene encoding transmembrane gamma-carboxyglutamic acid protein 3; translated protein: MAVFLEAKNAHSVLKRFPRANEFLEELRQGTIERECMEEVCSYEEVKEVFEDKEKTMEFWKGYPNAVYSVRDPAQSSDAMYVVVPLLGVALLIVIALFIIWRCQLQKATRHHPSYAQNRYLASRAGHSLPRVMVYRGTVHSQGEASGHRETGSHPQVVLGPSRGGRTTVRLESTLYLPELSLSRLSSATPPPSYEEVTAPQESSSEEASVSYSDPPPKYEEIVAANPGSDK